In Rissa tridactyla isolate bRisTri1 chromosome 21, bRisTri1.patW.cur.20221130, whole genome shotgun sequence, the genomic window GGGGCTGGGTGGGTTTGCAGGGAGTCAAGGAGCAGGGCAGGTGCCAGCATGGGGGTGCTGGCATCACGGccacttttccccccctcttcttGCCAGCTGCATGCCGAGTACTGCCGGGAGAAGGACGCCTACCTGCCCCACCGCCTGGTGCAGGCCTGGGAGCTGGCGCAGTTCATCCGGTGAGCAGCCGTGGGGCGTCCCACGGGGTCCCCCCCCTGCTGCGGGTCCCCAGGACATGCACGGCCACCCCCACCCCTGGGGCTTGCGCTGCAGAGAGCTCCCAGTTGCACCAGTCCCAGCCAGGAGTAAGGCTGAGGAGCGCTGGCGGGGGGGTCCCAGTGATCCCAGTCCGGCGCCgggcagggtggggaagggggttAGCCGTCCCCATCCCCGCAGACACACCTCGAAAGCAGCCGatgtggtggtgctggggggggacctGAACATGCACCCCGAAGACGTGGGCATCCGGCTGCTGCGCGGCTGGACGGGGCTGCGGGACGCCTTCGCCGAGGCCACGCGCTTTGAGGTGAGCGGCCGGGGGGTGAGTGGGGTCCCGGGGTACAcacagagccccccccccgccgacccCAACCCGGGCGCTTGCTCGCAGGGCTGCGAGGACGGCTGCACCCTCGTCCCCAACAACTGCTTCACCGTCAATTCAGAGCTGCTGCCCTTCCCGCTGGGCATCCGCATCGACTACATCCTCTACAAGGTAACAGGGGGGCCCTCAGCCACCGGCTGCGGGTGGCAGGGGGCGTGAGGCATTGGTGTgacacccccccgcctccccatcCCCTCAACCAGGCCGTCTCCAGCTTCACGGTGAAGTGCGAAGAGCTGAAGACCACCACGGGGACAGCCCCGGGCACGGACATCCCCTTCTCGGACCACGAAGCCGTGATGGCGACGCTGCACATCCGGCGGCAGGGACAGGCTGCGGGTGACACCCTCGCCACAGCTGGTACGGGGCGGGGTGTGTGCGCGCGTGGGGAATGCTGCCGGCGTCCCCCGTGTGCCAACTGGTGGAGTTGGGTGGAGGTTTTGGGGATGTCTCCCCTTGCTTAGAGCATCCCTTGGGGTGCTGCTTGCGGAGGGCTGCCCGGCCAGGGCGGAgcggtggggatggggaggaaaaggggtgcaaggagggggaggggggtgccACCCCGCTGAGGTGCCCCTGTCCTCCCGCAGAGCCGACGCTGGCCGACGTGGTGACGGAGGCGCGGACGGAGGTgggcgtggggctgcgggcagcgcggcggcagCGTTACTCCGCGGGCAGGATGGCcgtgctggccctgctgctgctgctgctgcaggcggCGGCCGTGCTGGGCACGCTGGCGGGGCTGGCGGCCGAGCAGCCCTTCCCCAagctctccttctccctgctggCCTTCTTCGCCCTCGGCGTCCTCCTCCTCGCCACCGGCCTCCACCTCTTCCACACCATGGAGGTGAAGATGCTGCAGGGCACGGAGGAGCAGATGCGGATGGCCCTGCAGGCGCTGCAGGAGCGTCCCAGCGACGGCTGAGCTGAGGCCGTGGGTGTCCCACGTTGGCATCCACGTTGTCCCcgttgtcgtcccccccccccgccccagccccatccttcaTCCTTTCAGTCCCTTTTTCTAGTCGACTTCTTCTAGTTTTAGGTGAGCAGCGCTGCGGCCGGCTCGGTAGCGCAGGTTTGACGCTCTCTgtctgaaattaagatttttggGGCAGATTCATTGCGTTGGCCCCCGTGGGAACCACGGCAAGGGGCGgattttaattgctattttttaATACACCCATTCTACCTGGAACAAACCCGCCAGCGTGGCCGGGAGGCTCAAGAGGCTCAGCCTCCCCTTGCCCGGGGTGGCCTCGGGGGCTCCTGCTGAAAGCTGGTGACTGCTCCAGCGACCGGATTTGACTCGGATGGAAAATAAAGGCGTTATTTTAGCCCTTGTCGCCGGGTCGGGGAGACTTTATTCGAAGGGAAGCGGGGGGTTGCAGCAGGATAGTGGGGCTGGTACAAATGAAGGGTGGGCAGGAGTGTTTGGGGAGGCGCTGAAGGAAGCGGCAGCAGGAGCCTgtgcccgggaccccccccgtgCCCCACATGGCTGGGGCTGCCATATGCACCATTCGGCCGCGGAGGCCGCCCCGTGGCAAGCAGGGACCCCAGAAAGGTCTGAGAAGTCCGTGCAAAGGCCAGTTGGGCATTGCCAAGCAGGGGAAAACCCAAAGGGGCAAGGAGGACACGGCCGCTGGCATCCCTTGTCCTTGGTGTCACACAGCACCGGCCCTGGGCACGATCCCCAcggggacctgctggtcaaaaaGCCCCTTCCCCGGCCCTGGGGCCTTGCAGGGGGGTTCTGACCCTGGCTTCCTGCAGTGGCTGGGGACAACGTGGACGTGGCACCCAAAAGCAGTGATGGAGAGCGGTGGGATCAGCCCAGTCTGTCTGTCACTGACCCGACTCATAGAGCCAGATGTCCCTGGCTGGGATGGATGTCCCTGGAAGAGATGGATGTCCCAGGCTGGGATGGATGTCCTGCATTAGGATGGATGTCCCGGGCTGCAATGGTTGTCCTGTGTTACGACGGGTGTCCTCAGCTGGGATGGATGTCCCAGGCTAGGATGGACGTCCCGGGCTGGGATTGATGTCCTGCGTTAGGATGGATGTTCCCAGCTGGGAAGGACGTCCGGGTTGGCTTCCAGGGGCTACTCCTGACATTGCCCCTCCACATTTGGCATCTCCACTGTGACCCGCCTGTGGTGGCCACAGTCATGTCCTTGCTGTTGGGAGCGAAGCCCTTTGCTGCCCGGTGGCGGCTGGGCAGCcatggagcatctctcctgcctGTGCTGAGGCAGCCAGCGGCGCAGCTCCAGCACAAAGGGCTCTGCTGGACAAAACGCTTTCGATGCCCTGGCCAAGCCTCCGGGCAGCGTCCCCTTGAAGGGGTGACGGCTGTGGGACCTCCAGATCTGGTGGAGATCCCACTCCCCTGTGGGGGCTTCTTCCTCCTGTAGCAagccgcgggcagagccgccGCAGTCCCCGTGTTCCGTAGCCCCCTGCAAATCTTGTTTTCAAGCaagcacaaggcaaaggcagtccAGGCAAGCGCGGGGACGCCCTCTCTGCACCCCAAAGCTGGGGTACTCCTCGGTGTCTCCCCACATGGGCATCCACCAGCGGGTCCGGCCCCTCCACGGCAGGCTTTGGCAAGCGGGGACCTGGATTCGCCGCCGCAGCTCCCTGCGGGCAGCTCAGGCATCGCCACCTTCAGAAGCAGCTCAGGGTGATGCTCTGCTGGGGTGGGGACCACTCgttgtcccccccacccccggggagGAACCGGTGGGTCCTGGGGCCGCGGGGCTCAGGCCTGCAGCTCGCTGAGCCGCTTCTCCTCCTGGATGTGGATGAGGACGTTGCGCTTGTTCACCACCTCCACCAGCTGCGCCAGGATCTCCTGCTCGGCCACGCGATCCTCGGGCGTCTTCAGGGATTCTGCgggagcagggggctggagcgggactgggggggggggcacagccccaGTGCCGCTCCCCCCACCACGCACAGgaacccccccactccccacgcATGTGTTGGCACTCACCCTCCATGTTCATGTAGAACCGGAGCCTGTGGtccagctgccactgctgctcctccagcttcaGCTCCTGCACCCTGTGGGGAGGGAAGGCGGGGGGTGCTGGGctcggggggggctggggtgagctgagccccccccgcacacacccccGGGGAGCATCCCCCCAAGCCTTACGCGATCATGAGGTCGGACTCCTCGGACATCAGGCTGTTCTTCTTCTGGACCAGGTACAGCAGCTGGTTCATCCACTGCGTCTTCTGGTCGGCCGGGGTGCCTGCGGGGCAGCGGAGGT contains:
- the SMPD2 gene encoding sphingomyelin phosphodiesterase 2, with protein sequence MEGEPTLQLRVFDLNCWAIRYLSKRRQERVQLIGDTLRREGFDLVLLQEVWSEQDYSDLKVKLGGCYPFSHYFRSGVIGSGLCVFSRFPILDTLLYQYSLNGYPYMLQHGDWFCGKSVGLVIIKISGIVFNVYVTHLHAEYCREKDAYLPHRLVQAWELAQFIRHTSKAADVVVLGGDLNMHPEDVGIRLLRGWTGLRDAFAEATRFEGCEDGCTLVPNNCFTVNSELLPFPLGIRIDYILYKAVSSFTVKCEELKTTTGTAPGTDIPFSDHEAVMATLHIRRQGQAAGDTLATAEPTLADVVTEARTEVGVGLRAARRQRYSAGRMAVLALLLLLLQAAAVLGTLAGLAAEQPFPKLSFSLLAFFALGVLLLATGLHLFHTMEVKMLQGTEEQMRMALQALQERPSDG